The nucleotide window CAGACGTCTTCGAACAGCGCGAGGACGTCCTGGAGGTCGACGCTCCCGTCCGAATCGACGTCGTAATACTGGCTGTTGGCGGCCACAGCCTCCGTGCCGGTGTGCTGGAACAGCGCGTTCACGTCGGGGAAGTCGATCCGGCCGTTTCCATTCAGGTCTTCGTAGAGGCCATCGCCGTCGGGATCGGTGGCCCCCGGATCGGCCGGCCACGTCGGGCCCGACTCCGGCGTCGGCGTCGTCGTCGGATCGGTCGGCGTCGGCGTCGGGTCGCCCTCGACGAACACGTCGAATCGGACGCTCCCGGAAAAATATGGGGGTGCACTGTACTCGGCCACATAGCCCGTGGTTTCGGTCGGACGCACCGTCCGTTCGCGGCCGGTCGATCCGTCGTCCCAGAACCAGTCGTAGACACTCCCACTGGTCACGTGCAGTGCGAGTGTCACCGGCGTCCCCGGGGCCACGGTGACACTGGTTGTCTCCTGAATCGGCCCGTCGTCGACCTGGATAGTGGGTTCGATTTCGGGGGGCGTATGCCCCGTGATCACTCGCGTCGAGGTGGTCCGGGACGTCGGCGTCTCGTCGTCCGTGGCCGCTGTCGACTCCGCCCCACTCGCGACGTGGCTCCCGACGACGACCCCGCCCAGTGTCGTCGCCAGCCCCGCCTTGAGCGCGCTCCGTCGGGTGCAAACCTGGTCCTCCTCCGGTGATTGTGATCGGTCGGGCATAGATTGACGCTCTCGTTCGAACTAATTTGTTTTCTGACGCCGTTAATCTATTGGAAAATAACTGAGAGTCACAACCATCGGACGAAGAAACCGCCCCGATGGGGCTTCAGACAACCATTCAGTCCAGATCGGCGGAAGCGAATCGGCTCCACAGTCGCCAGCGCTGGCGTCGCATCGGTCCGCTCGGGACTCCCGACAGCCCACCGAGAACAACGCCTTTATCACCGCCACCGGCCGAAACTCCGGTACGATTACTCCCGAGATGACAGAACATCGTCAACCGGAGGTGAACATTGGTCTCGTCGGGCACGTCGACCACGGCAAGACGACGCTCGTCGAGGCCTTCAGCGGGGAGTGGACCGACCAACACTCCGAGGAAATGAAGCGGGGCATCTCGATCAGACTCGGCTACGCCGACGCGACCTTTCGTCGGTGTCCGGAGTGTGAGGACGCGGCGGGGTACACCGTCGCAGAGACCTGTCCCGAACACGACTGTGAGACCGAGTTCTTGCGGACGGTCTCCTTTGTGGACGCGCCGGGCCACGAGACGCTCATGGCGACGATGCTCTCGGGCGCGGCGATCATGGACGGCGCCGTGCTCGTCATCGCTGCGACCGAGGACGTCCCCCAGGCCCAGACCGAAGAGCACCTGATGGCGCTGGACTCGATCGGCATCGAGAACGTCGTCGTCGCACAGAACAAGATCGACCTCGTCGACCGCGAGCGCGCCGCAGAGCACTACGAGCAGATCCAGGAGTTCATCGCGGGGACCGTCGCGGAGGACGCTCCGATCGTCCCGATCAGCGCCCAACAGGAGGTCAACACCGACCTGCTGATCGAGGCGATCGAAGAAGAGATCCCCACGCCCGAGCGCGATTCCGACGCCGACGCCGAGTTGCTCGTCGCCCGGAGTTTCGACATCAATCGTCCGGGTGCGACGCCCGATCAGTTGACGGGCGGCGTCGTCGGCGGCACCCTGCTCAGCGGCGAACTCACCGTCGACGACGAGATCGAACTCGTGCCCGGCCGCGAGGTCGAGTCCGGCGGGCAGACGACCTACGAGTCGATCACGACGACGCTCCGGTCGCTCCAGGCCGGTGGCGACCCCGTCGACTCGGTCCGTCCGGGTGGGCTGCTCGGCGCGGGCACCGGCCTCGACCCGTCGCTCACCAAAGGCGACGCACTCGCGGGCCAGGTCGCCGGCCCGCCGGGGACGCTCCCGCCCGTGCGGGACAAATTCACGATGAAGATCGACCTGCTCGATCGCGTCGTCGGCGCAGACGGTGACGTCGACGAGGTCTCGACGGGCGAACCGCTGATGTTGACGGTGCGCACGGCGACGACGGTCGGATCGGTCACGAGCGCGCGCGGCGGCGAGGCCGAGGTCGCGCTCAAGCGCCCGGTCGCCGCCCGAGAGGGCGCGAAGATCGCGATCAACCGCCGCGTCGGGTCGCGCTGGCGGTTGATCGGCATCGGCACGCTCGACGGCTGAAAGACCACCTTCCTTCGGGCGCACGCCCGGTCGTCCCACCCAGGCAGTCACGTCGCTCGACCCGGCCCGGTTTCACAGGACGACGGCGTACACGACTGCGAGGAGAGCGATCGCGACGAGCGCACCCTCCTCGTGCTGGACGCCCAGAACGCGCGGATTGATGAGCCCGTAGACGCCCACCGCGAAGACGGGCACTGCGAGACTCCCGAGCACCGTAACCGTCGTCGACCCCCCTGCGATCGAGCGGGCACCCGCCACGACGAACGGTACTGTTAGCACGACGAAACACGCCGCGTAGAGGCGACCGCGAATGCGATGGCCTCCCTCCGGCCGATCCGTGAGCCGACGCATGGCCGAGACGACGACCCACGCCACCTTGGTCCTTCTCGTCACGTCGACGGGGCTGCTCGTCGATCTGCGTCGAGCGCCGCGTCGGTGCCGTCCGCCCGGT belongs to Halococcoides cellulosivorans and includes:
- a CDS encoding translation initiation factor IF-2 subunit gamma, with the translated sequence MTEHRQPEVNIGLVGHVDHGKTTLVEAFSGEWTDQHSEEMKRGISIRLGYADATFRRCPECEDAAGYTVAETCPEHDCETEFLRTVSFVDAPGHETLMATMLSGAAIMDGAVLVIAATEDVPQAQTEEHLMALDSIGIENVVVAQNKIDLVDRERAAEHYEQIQEFIAGTVAEDAPIVPISAQQEVNTDLLIEAIEEEIPTPERDSDADAELLVARSFDINRPGATPDQLTGGVVGGTLLSGELTVDDEIELVPGREVESGGQTTYESITTTLRSLQAGGDPVDSVRPGGLLGAGTGLDPSLTKGDALAGQVAGPPGTLPPVRDKFTMKIDLLDRVVGADGDVDEVSTGEPLMLTVRTATTVGSVTSARGGEAEVALKRPVAAREGAKIAINRRVGSRWRLIGIGTLDG
- a CDS encoding dockerin type I domain-containing protein, with amino-acid sequence MPDRSQSPEEDQVCTRRSALKAGLATTLGGVVVGSHVASGAESTAATDDETPTSRTTSTRVITGHTPPEIEPTIQVDDGPIQETTSVTVAPGTPVTLALHVTSGSVYDWFWDDGSTGRERTVRPTETTGYVAEYSAPPYFSGSVRFDVFVEGDPTPTPTDPTTTPTPESGPTWPADPGATDPDGDGLYEDLNGNGRIDFPDVNALFQHTGTEAVAANSQYYDVDSDGSVDLQDVLALFEDV